Below is a genomic region from Fusobacterium nucleatum.
TTATAAGGATTTGTGATGCAACTAACTTTAAAGATATTATTTTAACTAAGGGAACAGTTGATGCTTATAATGAAAAAGTTATAAGGGCAACTATGGGTTCAATCTTAAATGTAAATCTTTATTATTTAGAAAAATCTGAAATCATTAATTTTTTAAAAGAAAATAATTATTCTATAATTTCAACTTATTTAGATAAAACTGCTATTCCTTATAATAAAATAGAATTAAAAGAAAAGAATGCAATAGTTTTTGGAAATGAAGGAAATGGAATTTCTAGTGATTTTATAAATATAACCGATTATAAAACAATTATTCCAATACTTTCAAATACAGAGTCTTTAAATGTTGCAGTGGCAACAGGTATTATCTTATATAAATTTAGAGAGATAGAGGGAGCTTTTTAATATGAAATTTACACATATATCAAAAAAGCAAGTTTTTAAAAATGATGTAATAACAGTTTTTGAGGAAAAGCTTGGTTTGCCTAATAATAATATTGTAACTTGGACATTTACAGGGAAAAAAGAAGTTGTTGCAATAATAGCAGAAATGGATGGTAAAATCATTTTTGTAAAGCAATATAGACCTGCAATTAAAAAAGAACTTCTT
It encodes:
- a CDS encoding TrmH family RNA methyltransferase translates to MEIIESKENKLIKSLKKLKQKKYRDSENKFLAEGYKFLDYNYSPEMIIVREDIFQSNFYFEKINKFSCKKIVVTRKIFEELSSQENSQGIIILYNKKTNDLKSLSNNLVILDDVSDPGNLGTIIRICDATNFKDIILTKGTVDAYNEKVIRATMGSILNVNLYYLEKSEIINFLKENNYSIISTYLDKTAIPYNKIELKEKNAIVFGNEGNGISSDFINITDYKTIIPILSNTESLNVAVATGIILYKFREIEGAF